The Phoenix dactylifera cultivar Barhee BC4 unplaced genomic scaffold, palm_55x_up_171113_PBpolish2nd_filt_p 001156F, whole genome shotgun sequence genome contains the following window.
GAAATTTTATACTTAGGAAATCTCAGTTCTCAGATCCATGGAGAAGTGTTATTCAGCACTGAGGTAGCAAATTCCTACTGCAGTGAAGAAGCATTTACAAAGAttcacaagattcacaagtaACGTTATGTCGATGATCAATTTAACCATGGAACCTGCCTTCATAATCTTTAGCAATGGCAGACTCTTTGTAATCCAAGTTGTATTGTTAGTCATAGATTAGGTTTATCTATCTATCAATAATAAGCTTGTCAAAAAAATGAATTAAAATGTTTGAGAGGACATACTGTATGGAATTGTGATCCATCCTTCATCTTCTGTAACATCAGTAAGGTTTCCACAAGCAACTTGGTTTTCTGAACCTTGGGTTTCCCCACCTGCATCACCAACTCCATCACCGTCTttgtcatcatcttcttctgtgAGCGAGTTCGGAAATAGATCTTCAGCAATAAGACCCTCCAAAGTAGTAGCTTGCTTCTGTGTCGGTCGCACATCTTTCTGATGTTTGGCTTCAGGAGCACTATGTAGATCTGAAGCTACAGGATGGGCAGTTCGCAATAGAAAATTCATAATTCCACTCAAAATACCTGCAAAGTCATTAAGGAAATTTCAGATCCCATCCAGGAATAGAATATAAATCTTTTCcttaaaattcagaagattgaaTTAGGaatatcttaaactttgttGCATGGGACAGAACAGGCCTTACAAGATTTTATCAGGGCCTAGCACGAACCCATGAACAAAATTAAGATAAATCAAAACATAGAAACAGAAAGTAGATATGAATGAATATAGGGAACAAAATATTAGGGAGATAAAAATTGATATAAGATCCCCATCAAAATACATGCCGAAATGACGCCACAGCGTTGTGACTTATGAGACACAATACTAGTGAAAATAGAAATTGACATTTTGCCCCCAATAAACATGATAGCCAAAGGACACCAGAACACAAGCATTTTTTATCATGGAGATATTATTATAGAACCATGGTAAGATGGGTCGAGACATCTATGACAGACTAGAGTCAGATGGATGACTAGATGATTCTAGAGTGTTTTGTGGCAGATATATGTTTGGTTCACAAAaggaaaattttggaagatgatAAAAGAGCCCTGAAGATTGTTTATTTCAAAACACTCAGCAACAAAGAAAGTGCAAGCACACAAGAGTATTTGTGGAATGCTAATTTGATGATGGTAAAATTTGGAACAACAAGGTGCTTCTATAATAGGAGCATAGAAGTTGATATAGGTGAGGAAAAGATAATGAAGAACTGGATGAAGGGGTATGGGTATGTGCAACTAAAAGTACAAGAGCTCGGACAACACCTAGggctgagaagaggaagaaaagattgaaaaaATGAAAGGAAGTTATAAACAAAATCTGGAGAAGCTTGTGATGAAAATGGATGTGGTCATGAAAACAAATGGTGTGCAAAAATGGGTTCTTAAAGCAAATCTCAGTTAGTCAAAACAaaagggttgggggggggggggggggggggggggtcaatCCGTACAGTACACAGACACAGCATGAAGCAATATATGCTCCCTACAACACACTTACATGAATAATACATACACTTAACtatgctaaaaaaaatattaaatacaatAATGAAATAAAGCAAATAAAGACTACTGGTGCCAGTACCATTAGCACTGAATTTCATTAAAGAATGAGATGATACATACACTACTGCTGCTAGGTAGGAAATTGGGATCTGTAAGTCATCAAATACATGACCATAAATTGTTTGGTTAATAAAGGATAAAAGGAGCATTCTTACTTTTTAAAACTTCAATGCGCAATGAGTACTGTGCATTTCTGAGTCAGTAGGTGATAGGACTTGGCAAAGTATGATAGAAACAATCTTAAACTAGAAGGACATACTAACATTACCATAGAAACGTCAGAGCACCGTTCACATTCAATATTCTAAATCCAAATCCATTGAATGTCGAGATAACAGTTTTTATAAGTAATGAGGAACAGTAGTAGCTACATAGCTCCATCTCAAGTGCTTTACATCTTGTCAAAGGCAACACCTCCATCACAACTAAACCCCAATTTAACTCTTCCAAACCATCAACAGAACACCACTAATCAGAGATCCAGGCATTATATCACGAAACTATGAACCTAAACCCAAACACAGCCCACAGGCCTCTCCACACTCGACCCAAAAGAATACAGATGGCAAATTAATCACAAACAACCATTTGTCAAATGGCACAGTAAGAACCGCATCAAAACTCGAAACTGCACGAACGAAATAGAAGAAGATAAGGAGTTCATTAAaaggtgaagaaaatggtacgAAAACTCAAAATTTCCCTCAATATCACGacaaatcaaaaaagaaaaaacagcgCAATAAATTGAACAGAATCCAGATCGATCCACTCTTTATCCAGAAAGAAGCAACGGAGATCCACGACATTAGGGTTTCCATGGAAGATATAGGGTTTTATATACCAATGCTTCAAGAAAAAACTTTGAAATTCTGGTCTTCGCTGCAGCGATCGGAAAAGGAGCTGAAGAATTCTAGCCTTCTAGGGTTTGGGGCAgataagaagaagagaaagcgaTCGGAGGAATGGGATCTCACCGGACAGAGAGAACGGGGACGGAGCTCCGCCGGCGGTTGGAGAGGTCTTCTGAGCAGAGTCACAAAGGAggcgaggagaagaaagaagaaatggaGAGAAGTGAAGGTCGCCAAGCGAGGTGAAGCCAACCAACCACCTCCACCGCGCGCGCGCCCCTCGCACGTGCGCTCTCGTGGCCTCCTACGGTAGTACGACCCCGACTGTGGCACTTAGCGTGCCGCTTATCCTCTTATCCTCTCTTAATACTCCCGAAAGAGCCAAGCCTAagcaattatatataattttttaaaaaaatggatgGCGAACCAaacataattattttaaaaatctgACATTTTTTTCATGACCAACTAAacatgctaaaagtacttttcagTCATCATATTCATaaaaatttatttctcaaaaatcatatttttttaaaaaaaatactttctacGAACCAAACGAATCTTaaattttctcttctcccttcctacTTATTATGATTATGGGCTCTTCTTTGGCGCACCAACGAGGCTCCACAGTATGGAGAACTCCACCAAATTGTCACGACTCATTATTTCAACTCTTTATCAACATTCCCTCTTTCCTAtcacccttcttccttccaattaAACCTGAAGGCCTCAAATCTACACAAACTTGAGATCTTTACCTCATTGCTGGCTGTCTCTACCCCCAACATCACCATCCTCATTGTGTCGAGTTGATGCCGTGAGCGATAGATTTGAGCTCGGTATTAAAGACCTTGAGAAGGTTTCCGAAGGTCAAATAGCATGGATGTGGTATCGAGAGTTCATCAATGCATAACCTGTACGTGTATTAACAAATTAACAATCTAATATAtatttgcttcattgtgagGTTGTAATAAGGTAGGGTCACCAAAATAGTAAGTGTATATCAATGAACTATTGGGTATGTATCTGTGAGTTTTCATGTCATGTGCATTCAGGTGTGGTGAGTAGGAGAAACATAGGAGTGTGCTTGAATCTGGCATTTGGGCCTTCACTTGAGGGTTGCACTATTTTTATGAAAGATGGTTTGGGATTGGCTTCCGACTAGAGCGTGCTCAGCAGACAAGGCTTGAGGATCCTAGCTGAGTGCGGGGTGTGTAGGGTCAACGAGACGGTAGACCACGTGATGTTTCAGTGTACATGGGCGAGGGTGACCTAACAATTGGTAGAGATCCTGAGAAAGGTTTAGAGTCAGAGGGACCAGTTCTTACGGACCATCTGTCGGTGGTCGGACAACCCACTAACACGCTAGAAGGCTGTTAAAGCGACTTTCACAGTATACCAGATTTAGCTGGAAAGGAATGCTCGAACTTTTGATGAGCATAGCTTGTCGCCAAGGCTCGTAGCGGAGAGCGTTCGGGCACAGGGGGTGGAGATTAGTCATGTCTCCTTCGTAAAAGGGCCTTTGACAGCTTGGGATATCTGAGGTTCCCATTCTGCCTTGGTAGTACCTCttacggtgttcttcacctaggagccccacccccgagcttcctcaaggtcaactttgatggttTATGCTGAATGGAGGCACGAGTGGAGGCGTAGGTTTCGTAATCAGGGACTCGTGCTCTATGATAGTGGTAACAGGTGGATATCAGTTACTCGGCATCACGGTCCCCGGTGCGGAGCTAAGGACTGTCTGGGCGGGCCTTCGACATGCTCGTTGAGTGCTACTAGCTAGTTCAATCGTCCTGTAGAGTAACTCGGCCAAGGTCATCAGCTGGATCCAAAGAGCTTCGAGGGCTGCCGATTGCGACCATCCTTTACTACAAGACATCtggatgatgatgagggatgGTAGGACCGTTCAGActaagcatgtatttagagaagctAATAGGAGCTAACCACGCCGGTAGCACCTTATGGGTCGGGAATGAAGAGCTGCCTCTAAAGCTTTGTGaccttctattttttatttttttggatgtattcatacACGTATTATATGAATTACCTGccttagttaaaaaaaaaaaaaaaatcctaccaAGCTCGGTCCAGTGCTGGTCCAACCCCCTTGTCCCAAGCCTATGCCCCACTGCCATCTGACGGTCATTAGTTTCCCACCACCTTCCTTCTCAAAGCAGAGAAGGCCCATTTCCTTGCCTTCTACCTCCTCCCGTTATTCCGGCGACAGTGAGATTCCTCCATCAAAATGGCTCCTCGCATCAACTTCCATGCACTGGTAGCATCAAATGCACCCACTATCTTTTCTTAACCATCTGGCCTGTTAGCATTCAGGTCAGCCACGTCATCTAATTTTCCAGTGTTTTCCCAAAAAGAAGCTGTGGttttggttacttaattagttGATGAGGTACAATTTATATTCCCCTCATTGTTTTTGGATaagctatttatttatttatttaacttATTTTCGCTCTGAAGCCGTGCGAGGGAGAGcttgagcgggggagggaggacgAGAGCGCATGGAGAGCAAACCCTAGTTCTCGAATCAGGCGACAGAGGGCGGCGAGGCGGCGGGGGATCGATCGGAGGGGGAGTGAGGTCCGTTGGATCGGATGGCGTCGGAGGACGGGCGGAGCGAGAGCAGCAACTACACGTCGGAGGACGAGGGCATCGAGGACTACCGGCGGGGCGGGTACCACGCCGTCCGCGTCGGCGATTCCTTCAAGCAAGGGGCCTACGTCGTCCAGTCCAAGCTCGGCTGGGGCCACTTCTCTACCGTCTGGCTCGCCTGGGACACTGTCCACTCCGTAAGATCCCTAAAACCCTCGGATTCTCTCCGTAGCAGCTGAATCCATCGCTTCTTTTCTCGCTGTTTATAGACAGAGTCCTATTAATCTGATCATTTTCCCCTAAAGAAAGGAAgatcgttttttttttgtttaaagttTTTTCTCAAAAGTCGAAGAAGTAATGGTTGAAGACTTGATCTTGTTTCGATTATTTAGCTCTTTTGCTGTAAGAGCTGATGAGGATTGATAAAAAGTACGAAAACCCATTTGTTTCCGAGAtcaaaaatggaaaaaatggTCTCAAAGTTTGATCTTAACTCATGGCTGCAACTCTTTGTATTTGCAATATGATGACCTTGATAAAGGCCTGATCTTTCTCTATGTAATCTGTCTCATATGTTGCTTGAACATGGAGGAACTAGAATCAAAATCTGATTTTGCTTTGGTGTTATAGCGGTATGTGGCACTGAAGGTGCAGAAAAGTGCGCAGCACTACACGGAGGCTGCAATGGACGAGATAAAGATCTTGAAACAGATTGCCGAGGGGGATCCGGACAACAAGCGATGTGTTGTGAAGCTGCTCGATCACTTCAAGCATTCAGGACCTAATGGACACCATGTGTGCATGGTGTTTGAGTTTCTCGGGGACAACCTCCTCACTCTCATTAAGTACACCGACTACCGGGGTGTTCCCCTTTCCATGGTGAAAGAGATCTGCCGCCATATTCTTGTGGGCCTTGACTACCTCCACCATGATCTACAGATCATCCACACTGACCTTAAGCCTGAGAACGTTCTCCTGGTATCCAGCATTGACCCTTCCAGGGACCCGCGTCGGTCCACTACTCCCCCCTTTATCCCTGCTGCGAAGTCCAATGACCTGCCACCCAAGTCCCCTGCCCCTGTTAATGGGGACCTTACTCGGAATCAGAAGAAAAAGATGAAGCGGAAAGCAAAGCGAGCAGCTGCCGCAACATCAGGAAGTTCCATGGCTACGGCTGCTGCAGATGCTGATGGGGTGCAGGATTCATCTGCAccaaatgatgatggtgatggtGATGGTGGTGTTGAAGTGCAAAAGGGAGCAGTGCATGGGCATAGGAGAGGGAGCAGGAATACGAGGAAGAAGTTGGTGATGGAGGCTGACTTACAGTGCAAGCTGGTGGACTTTGGGAATGCTTGTTGGACATACAAGCAGTTCACAAGTGATATACAGACAAGGCAGTATCGTTGCCCTGAGGTGCTTCTTGGGTCCAAGTATTCGACACCTGCTGATATGTGGTCATTTGCCTGCATTTGCTTTGAGCTTGCGACAGGGGATGTGCTCTTTGATCCACATAGTGGGGACAATTTTGACCGGGATGAGGTAAAAGACATGAAATTGGTACCTTTTGAtttagagtttttctttccttatttaTTTACATTTTGGTTATCAATGGTGTTAAATCATATTTGATACTTAAAAGTTTAGTGGTGCTTGAATTAATGCTACCCAGAGCTGCTCTCCTGTCAGTTCTAATTGCTTAAGTACCCTTGCCTGTATTCACAGCTGAGATAAATCTTTCTTAAACCTAATGGAATAACATGtgtgaaaataattttatacaTTCACATTACATCATTCTGTCTACTGTAATATACATTGCACAATACATGCAACCAAAACTGGAATCAACCTAGGTAACTCATCTTTCTGTTGCCTAGAGTCACTTATGTTGTAGGCTGTGCTGGTAGTAAGGTGATATTTTTAAATTGCGGCAATGAAGTTTCTACGAGGCTTATCTGCAATTTTTTGTAGGAGAAACTATATCACATACATGTGGTTGTCATATGGTGACAATTAAACACAGGTTCAGGTTCAAAGGCAAAACTTTGTCCACCTATAATTTAACTATGGCATTTTTTACGTGAATAATCACTCCATTATTCCTGCCAATCATGTAATATAACTTTATTTTCATACACTCCCTAGaatatctagtttattttttagAACACATGTGAATTTAAGGTATCCTTCAAAAGGTTCCTGCTATGAGCTGCATTTCTGATGTCATCAAGCAGAGGAAAGATCATCTTACAGAAACCCATCATTAGTTCAGAATATGTTATAATTCAGTCTTTAGAGCGTAAATTCGGTGAAATTAAATGAATATTGCTCTGATTTTATCAGAAGCAGGCCTCTCTTTTGCAAATATTGGGAACATCTGACCTATGTACTCAACGTTTCACCTGGAGTGAGCTAATGAATTAGATGGTCTATCATATAGTACTTGTTTACTAGTAAACTGGATTTCAGATTGGATACTGTGAAGTCTGGTTTATCAAACAAACGATATACTTAGTTCTTTTTTAGTTCAAGATGGAaacttaaagtccttatctaataCTAAGTTTTCTAATGCAGTTTCAAATTCACAATTCTGGCATCATGTGCTTATTTTAATGGTCCAATATTTCAATACTTCGGACCTCTTTTAGTTTTTCAatttcttcttttgcttgtttCTTGTCTAACAACTTTGCATGTGAGTAGGTATCTTGTTTTCATCTCAGCTGCATTATAATACAGAAAATTGATTTTGCAGGATTTGAGATCTGAACCTATCTTTTGCCTTGATATGCTTCACCACCTTGTAAAATTGGAAGTATGTGAATCTCATTGTAATTACTGCCAAAGGTTTAATAGATGGAAGATTATTTTCTCCTCTCCCAATTGGTGGCAGCGTTCTGGTTCTCCCTTTTTCTATTAGTGGAATCCTCCTAGGCATATATGTCTTCGAATAATATCTTCTCAAATAAGATCCATTTCCATTATTTTCATGACATTGTCTGGGGTTAGATTCTCAAAAAACTACCATGTGAAAATGCACCTTTGCATCAATATCTTTTTAAATCTAATTCTCCAAATATTTCTCAAGGAAGGTTTTAATAATTTGACATTATAtctccaaacaaaaaaaaagtctatCTGTATTTGATAATTCCTCTTCCTCTCATTAATTTAAATCAGTTTTTCATTGTAAAAGCTGTCTCCCTATTATGGTCAGCCTCTTAATTTCTATTCTTTTCTTGTTGAGGATGTTTTTCTTTCTAATTCCTTTCAGCCCCTTGTGTCTACCATACCTTGCTAAGTTTCTGTTTCCTTATCTGGAGGAATTCTATTGGGGTTTCTACAGTTGCATATGAGTGATTATCTCTTATACAAACATCTTTTGTTGTGTCATGTACtactatctttttttttgacttcaACAGAATTTGAAAGATTAAACTGAACGATCTAGCAACCAACAAGTCAAAATGTATAGATTTTGTTAGCACCAAATGATCCATAATGGAGCCATTGTATGTCCCCTACATCTTCCCTTCCACAACTTCTCTCTCCATTTGTTCCTTTACAGGAATTACAGAGAAAGTTGATTAAGAGAGaggcaatgtaatttagtggCAAGCAGGCTGTACTGgttaaaaacttcttagtaattaTGCTTCTCATTTCTTTATACCAACTACAAACAGCCTCTTGCCAATTGTTTCCATGTCATGGAACCACCTCAAAGCAACTCTGACGTAGCAGATAGTTATACATCACCTTTATGCATCATTAAATACTGAAAAGATAATTGTAGAAAAAGCAATGCAAATTATAGTATAGTTAAAGTTAGCATTAGCCCCTTTATAGAaggttttcatttttagcttagCTTCTTCATCTTTGAATAATTCAGAGTATTAACATGTCTTAGTACTGCCCTAGGAGTAGCTGTTGATATCCCCTGTTATGGAGAGTCACAATAACAAGATGTATGGACTAATTGATTTCTTGTACATTCTGGTGGTTAAAAAGTGAAATGTCTATTTGTTTGGAGGAAAATGACAatcttgtttaatgcttatgCTTATTTCTAAAGGATGCAACCTTGATTATGTGTTTACAGTCAGGTACTTTCAAGTTTGACATGTAATGTGCTCTTTATAGTTTCAGAAGAGAATCCTAGATATTCCCTAACCAATCATTAAACTGATAAATGGCACATCCCTTATTCGTGTTTAGAATCATAACATGTATGCGTCATTTTAGAGGAGACATGGATTAAAATTTCAGGTTATGTTGATTTTTCAAGACCGACAAACGGTTTTCACCTCAATCATTAGATGATGCTTTTGCTTATGTTAACATTGCATAGTTATCAGTTTAGGACAATCAAAGAGAAAAATGAGCTTTCAATAAATAATTCTAGGAGTAAAGAGTAGGAACAAGCAATACTTTGCATCAATAATAAATCTAAAACACATCATTCCTCTGTTAGAGGTCTCATCTTATACTTTAACAAGACTAAGTTTTTCCTGACATATACTTCCAATGTTACTTAGACACTTGGCATGGGTGCCAAGTGGCAAGTGTCCTCAAGTGTCAAACGCAGCAACCTCAAAAAATCTAGGCATGGGAACATGGTATGTATTTACATCTAATATTATATGTATAGAGAGAATATTTGTATCTGtttgcatatgtatgtatgtatgaatgTAGTGTCTCTGGGTCTTTTGAcgcttattcaaaaaaaaaagagatttggAATTATAGATGCTAATTAATTATAGAAGTTAATTGAAAATTAAACTAGTGGAATAGCCATgttgtttaatttattttttattttcattcaagATATGTAGAGATACTGAAAATGATAACTAACcatgatatttttatattaaaaacatAATACAATTGCTTAAAGTGTTCATATAACTAAGATAactttatattataaataataaagaGATTTTGCTTTAAgtgtttacaaaagaaaaataaggacacTTCACTCAAAGAGTCCAACAATTAAAACTAATAGTCCCTACATGATACTCCCAAAAAAGTTCAAGTATCGGACACTTATGGCTGACGTCAATAGGACACTTCAAGGTGAAGAGTTCAGCCATATCGTGTTGTGTCTAGCTTTGTTCAAGTGTCTAAAAGTGTCGACCAAGGTCCACGGAACCGGTACTGGACACCGTACCGCTTCTTCGACAGTacgagtcggtacgggccgtGTCGGGTCTGTACCGATGGAGGAGACGACACGCAGatcagaggagagagagagaagggggagagagggagggaggccggtGGAGGGTAGTGGATGTGGCCTCGCTCCCATGGCCTCCGTCGACCTccggccctctccctctccctttctcccccgctcgctctctctttccttttccttctccagCTTCGGCAACAAGTTTCGTTTCCATTGCCGGAACCATACCAGTGAGCCACTGGTATGGAGCGGAACGGAATGGGACGGTTCCGCCGATCCTGTTTCACATTTTCAAATAGCTTAAAAATGGAGTGTTTAGGTAACTTGGATGAGTCCTCAAAAACAGACATGCAGCACACCGACAATATTTGGTGCCCTATTGGCTCAATTTTGTGTTTTGGAGTGTCTACAAGGAttgtttggtttttagaggTTATGACATAAGTTATTTATTCCTTCAATTGTTTTTATGCTATGCCATGGGATGCATGGTTTGTTGAATTGCGCCGAACCGGCCAGTTCAGGGCGTACTGAATTGGACCGGTTGGTTATTGGCATGGTTCAGTCCACCGGTTCGAaatggagggagagggagaggttgaAGTTTGCCGACTTTAGTTGGAAATCTTTCAAAGAATTTAGGGCTTGGCCTTGTTTTGTTTCAATATAGGGGAGACCCCCTGCGAACAAGATAAGAACTTTcgagccctctctctctccctccctttcttggtccctctccctctccctcccttcctctccctctccctctccctccatctatttctttctctcttcctttatctcctccctctccccccctctctccagCTCTCTCTTTGTCGGTACACCTCGGAACGGTATGGTATGGACCCGTACCATGCCAAACCAGTCATTGGCCGGTATGCCCTTCGGTACTGGTTCAATAAATCTGGATGGAAAGCTTATTTTAAGTTTTGTTGTAAGAATCTTTTCTTATTAAGTCGTGTTATGTGCAATTCAGATTGATTTCTAACTAGAGGTGGGCATTGGGCCGGGCCGCAGCACGAAGCggaccgtgcctggcacggcccgcttgctacagtaacgGACTGTGCTAGGCATGGCTCATAAAAGGGGGCCGGGCTGGGTTAAGaatttctggcccgcgggccgagcccggcacggctcataagggcctgggctggcacaattcgtgggccaagcacggcacggcccgcgggcctaggGCACATGCTCCTATTTATATTCCCACGCTTCCCCACTTCGTCGTCCATCGGAACAAGCTAGAGACGGAAGAGATttagagagcgagagagagaaggggggaagaTGAAGCTGGTTTGGTGCCCGGAAACGGCCTCCAAGGCGTACATCGGCGCCGTAAAAGCCTTAGCCAACCGTGATCTCGAGGAGACCAACGTGGCGGAGCTGGTAGCCGCCATGGCCGGTGGGTGGAAGGCTCAGCTCATCGTGGAGGCCTGGGATCACGGCGACGGGGCAGCCACGAGCCTCGGCCTCGAGGCTGCCGCCAGGCACACGCGGGGGCGGCACGTGTGTGTGGTCCCGGACGAGCAGTCGGTGGCCGAGTACGTGGAGGTGATGCGAAGAGCGGGGCTGCCGGCTGCGGAGCCGGCGGTGGTGGttggggaggcggaggaggtgaTGGGGGAGGTGCAGGGGGTGGCTTCATGGTGGTGGACTGGCGGCGGAGGGATGCGGCGAAGGTACTGCGGGCGGCGAGGGCGGGGCTGAGGGCGGGGCCGAGGGGGATGGTGGTGGTGAGGAAGGGCGCCGGGAGGATGCGGAGCGGggcggcggcgatggcggcAGGGACGAGGCTGGTGAAGTCGACGTTCCTGCCGATAGGGAGGGGGCTGGAGGTGCTGCATCTTAGCGTGGGGAAGGGGCCGAGCTTGGGCAGTGGTTGTGGCCGGTGGATAAA
Protein-coding sequences here:
- the LOC103718450 gene encoding SRSF protein kinase 2-like translates to MASEDGRSESSNYTSEDEGIEDYRRGGYHAVRVGDSFKQGAYVVQSKLGWGHFSTVWLAWDTVHSRYVALKVQKSAQHYTEAAMDEIKILKQIAEGDPDNKRCVVKLLDHFKHSGPNGHHVCMVFEFLGDNLLTLIKYTDYRGVPLSMVKEICRHILVGLDYLHHDLQIIHTDLKPENVLLVSSIDPSRDPRRSTTPPFIPAAKSNDLPPKSPAPVNGDLTRNQKKKMKRKAKRAAAATSGSSMATAAADADGVQDSSAPNDDGDGDGGVEVQKGAVHGHRRGSRNTRKKLVMEADLQCKLVDFGNACWTYKQFTSDIQTRQYRCPEVLLGSKYSTPADMWSFACICFELATGDVLFDPHSGDNFDRDEDHLALMMELLGMMPRKIALGGRYSRAFFNRYGDLRHIRRLKFWPLHKVLIEKYNFNERDAKDIADFLVPVLDFVPEKRPTASQLLQHPWIDAGPLLCEPCVPPTDQRQPSVSEKQRKERDEKEEMAVGLGNMAIDGAA